The following coding sequences are from one Flexibacter flexilis DSM 6793 window:
- a CDS encoding PAS domain S-box protein: MKTHVNKHLNHENSDFITQQEHEANLRMFAGVAEQKLIRHLVNTVSDAMIIVNAAGIIHLLNQAAEAVFGYEPAELLGQKVGLLMCPKHAHTFDIYMRHYRITGQNHTSSLKKEVKCVRKNGRWFYVEFSLNEIPTADGVLFVVLIKDLTQIKDYEQQLRQHIEELNQSLAQLHSQAAMIRESEALMRGILDNADEAIIMTDSTGTIASFNVAAEEMFGYHRYNIIGKNVAMLFTQPTASNNLPERLRESVFSATHNIGREAVAVRYNGAQFPVFLSVNQTVSNKSSIFTGIIRDLTQQKKLEKETLSRTLLEQKNKEITDSLRYASQIQMAILPEKAILNKYIPNHFVFYRPKDIVSGDFYWFSRKNDKIFIAAIDCTGHGVPGAFMSLIGYTNLNKIVDEFGVNEPDIILASLDQYVTASLQKNNANSDFREGMDLALCCIDMRTHTLTYAGAYRPLYIHRQNGDVIEEINPTKISIGGNTEHIHKDFQAHQLQLQKGDRFYIFTDGITDQFGGKDSKKYTSRQFKSFLQSVQQIPMDAQGLTLETEFERWRNNQIQVDDVLVIGVQI; encoded by the coding sequence ATGAAAACACATGTAAATAAACACTTGAACCACGAAAACAGTGATTTTATTACGCAGCAAGAACACGAAGCTAATTTGCGCATGTTCGCGGGGGTAGCCGAACAAAAACTTATTCGCCATCTGGTCAATACCGTATCCGATGCCATGATTATTGTTAATGCTGCTGGCATTATTCACTTGCTCAATCAGGCGGCAGAAGCAGTGTTTGGCTACGAACCAGCCGAACTGCTTGGCCAAAAAGTTGGGTTGTTGATGTGTCCCAAACACGCACATACATTTGATATTTATATGCGCCATTACCGCATTACGGGGCAAAATCACACCAGTTCGCTCAAAAAAGAAGTAAAATGTGTGCGTAAAAATGGGCGTTGGTTTTATGTGGAGTTTTCTCTTAACGAAATTCCGACCGCCGACGGCGTTTTGTTCGTGGTGCTTATCAAAGACTTAACCCAAATAAAAGACTACGAACAGCAACTACGACAACATATTGAGGAGCTAAATCAAAGTTTGGCACAGTTGCACTCACAAGCCGCCATGATTCGCGAATCCGAAGCCCTAATGCGTGGCATTTTGGACAACGCCGACGAAGCCATTATTATGACCGATAGCACAGGCACTATCGCTTCTTTCAATGTGGCCGCCGAAGAAATGTTTGGTTATCATCGTTACAATATTATCGGTAAAAATGTCGCGATGCTTTTTACTCAACCCACAGCATCCAACAATTTGCCCGAACGCCTCCGCGAATCTGTTTTTTCGGCTACACACAATATCGGACGTGAGGCGGTGGCCGTTCGCTACAATGGCGCACAATTCCCTGTTTTTCTGTCGGTTAACCAAACTGTTTCCAACAAAAGTTCCATTTTTACGGGAATAATTCGCGACCTTACCCAACAAAAAAAGCTCGAAAAAGAAACGCTTTCCCGAACGCTTTTAGAGCAAAAAAACAAAGAAATTACTGACAGTCTTCGCTACGCTTCCCAAATCCAGATGGCCATTTTGCCCGAAAAAGCCATTTTGAACAAATACATTCCCAATCATTTTGTTTTTTATCGCCCCAAAGACATCGTAAGTGGCGATTTCTATTGGTTTAGCCGCAAAAACGACAAGATTTTTATTGCAGCCATCGACTGCACGGGGCATGGCGTACCAGGCGCGTTTATGTCGCTGATTGGCTACACCAACCTGAACAAAATCGTAGATGAGTTCGGGGTAAATGAACCTGATATTATTTTGGCCTCTCTAGACCAATACGTTACGGCTTCTTTGCAAAAAAACAATGCAAATTCCGACTTTAGAGAAGGCATGGACTTGGCTTTGTGTTGCATAGATATGCGCACTCATACCCTAACATATGCAGGTGCGTACAGACCTTTGTATATTCATCGACAAAATGGGGATGTTATTGAAGAAATTAACCCGACCAAAATATCTATTGGCGGCAATACAGAACATATCCATAAAGATTTTCAAGCGCATCAGTTACAACTTCAAAAAGGCGACCGATTTTATATTTTTACCGACGGCATCACAGACCAATTTGGCGGCAAAGACAGCAAAAAATATACGTCTCGGCAATTCAAATCTTTTTTGCAAAGTGTACAACAAATACCTATGGACGCGCAAGGTCTGACACTTGAAACTGAGTTTGAACGCTGGCGCAACAACCAAATCCAAGTAGATGATGTATTGGTCATTGGTGTTCAAATCTAA
- a CDS encoding alpha/beta fold hydrolase, which produces MEEKIRTIVGPAPSPKTGKGFTLPFNVRLMRLGFRHLGAIAPRLVSKVASKLFFTPVIRKRPEWPADLLSSGQAVRVPFNGHALHGYRWGGEGQPLVLFVHGWENEAAHFQFFIQEILKQGFAVAAFDAPAHGNSRGQQQTNMFEYSLAVGAIFKHFGKIHTIIGHSMGGAASFYRCAKTPEIELENLVMISSPTDIQGIFTRLKQTLHISDKVIANMQNAMHHRFNIDRDIYDLTQLWNKVNAKRVLLVHDKNDIVVPCTDAQRLAEVWSKAQMLITENYGHNRIIREAEPIKEVVEFISQA; this is translated from the coding sequence ATGGAAGAAAAAATCAGAACTATCGTTGGACCAGCTCCCAGCCCCAAAACAGGAAAAGGATTTACTTTGCCGTTTAATGTGCGGCTCATGCGTTTGGGATTCAGGCATTTGGGGGCGATTGCGCCGCGTTTGGTGAGCAAAGTAGCCTCTAAACTATTTTTTACGCCTGTCATTCGGAAACGTCCAGAATGGCCAGCCGATTTGTTGTCCAGTGGGCAAGCGGTTAGGGTTCCGTTTAATGGCCACGCTTTGCACGGCTACCGTTGGGGAGGGGAGGGTCAACCGCTGGTGCTTTTTGTGCATGGCTGGGAAAATGAAGCCGCTCATTTTCAGTTTTTTATTCAAGAAATATTAAAACAAGGTTTTGCGGTGGCAGCTTTTGATGCACCAGCACACGGCAACTCGCGCGGCCAGCAACAAACCAATATGTTTGAATACAGCTTGGCGGTAGGCGCGATTTTTAAGCATTTCGGCAAAATACATACGATTATTGGGCATTCGATGGGTGGTGCGGCTTCGTTTTATCGTTGCGCCAAAACGCCCGAAATTGAACTGGAAAATTTGGTAATGATAAGCAGTCCAACCGATATTCAAGGCATTTTCACAAGGCTCAAACAAACCTTGCATATTTCGGATAAAGTCATTGCCAATATGCAAAATGCAATGCACCATCGCTTTAATATTGATCGCGATATTTATGATTTGACACAACTCTGGAACAAGGTAAATGCCAAACGCGTGTTGTTGGTGCATGACAAAAATGATATTGTCGTGCCTTGCACCGATGCCCAACGGCTGGCGGAGGTGTGGTCGAAAGCGCAAATGCTAATTACCGAAAATTACGGGCACAACCGCATCATCAGAGAGGCTGAGCCGATCAAAGAAGTAGTGGAATTTATTAGCCAAGCATAA
- a CDS encoding TetR/AcrR family transcriptional regulator: MSDTKTQILNIAEDLLQDNGYNGFSYQHIAKVLNVKNAAIHYYYPMKEDLGCDIIRRARGRFRKWINLPETQALNAWERLDLFLTLYYSYLENNSKVCLVGSLAAAYKTLPVSMQQETQLLIEDIMQWLCNLLIESQKAGVWTFKGQAESRATVILSSLMGGLQMARVTGRQRFFEVVAQIKLELSN; the protein is encoded by the coding sequence ATGTCAGATACCAAAACGCAAATTTTAAATATCGCTGAAGACCTGCTGCAAGACAACGGATACAATGGTTTTAGTTATCAGCACATAGCTAAAGTATTGAATGTCAAAAATGCAGCTATTCATTACTATTATCCTATGAAGGAAGATTTGGGTTGCGACATTATTCGCAGAGCAAGAGGGCGTTTTCGCAAGTGGATAAATTTGCCCGAAACGCAAGCCCTCAATGCTTGGGAACGTTTGGACTTGTTCTTGACTTTATATTACAGCTACTTAGAAAATAATAGCAAGGTTTGTTTGGTGGGGTCGTTGGCGGCGGCTTACAAGACACTGCCTGTTTCCATGCAGCAGGAAACGCAATTGTTGATAGAAGATATTATGCAATGGCTTTGCAACTTACTGATAGAAAGCCAAAAGGCTGGCGTTTGGACGTTTAAAGGCCAAGCAGAAAGCCGCGCAACCGTGATTTTGTCGTCGTTGATGGGTGGCTTGCAAATGGCGCGTGTTACTGGCCGACAACGTTTTTTTGAGGTTGTGGCTCAGATAAAATTAGAACTAAGCAATTAA
- a CDS encoding DUF6607 family protein, translated as MKKTIRGIFALMLAATVSQAQNPQDAVAIKSMCGCYEVDFQFGETFSPDKNYKFYENEHSKGLEWVQLVEDAKGKIVLQHLLIVNDSASTEKYIVKHWRQDWLYQNKNVLAYDRDNAWNNKTYSDKDVKGQWTQKVFQVDDSPRYEATATWIHADGKHYWESTADSPLPRREHTIRNDYNVLRRTNRHEITTYGWVHDQDNDKINRSEAGDRLIAQEKGINTYKKVENSRCEAAQKWWKENEKFWAAVRKEWDVVLSKNQGLRMEAAVDNKPLYRHLSKLKPEQTAEVKPIIEKFVKK; from the coding sequence ATGAAAAAGACAATTAGAGGAATTTTTGCATTGATGCTGGCCGCCACTGTAAGCCAAGCCCAAAACCCACAAGATGCCGTAGCTATCAAGAGTATGTGCGGCTGTTATGAGGTTGATTTTCAGTTTGGAGAGACGTTTTCGCCAGATAAAAATTACAAATTTTATGAAAACGAACACTCTAAGGGCTTGGAATGGGTGCAGCTCGTAGAAGATGCCAAAGGCAAAATTGTACTACAACATTTACTGATCGTAAATGACTCTGCTTCAACTGAAAAATACATTGTAAAGCACTGGCGACAAGATTGGTTGTACCAAAACAAAAATGTGTTGGCTTACGACCGCGACAACGCATGGAACAACAAAACCTATTCAGATAAAGACGTAAAAGGCCAATGGACGCAAAAAGTATTTCAGGTGGACGATAGCCCGCGCTACGAAGCAACAGCCACTTGGATACACGCTGATGGCAAACATTATTGGGAAAGTACAGCAGACAGCCCGCTGCCGCGCCGCGAACATACCATTCGCAACGATTACAACGTATTGCGCCGTACCAACCGTCACGAAATCACGACTTATGGCTGGGTACACGACCAAGACAACGACAAAATCAATCGTAGCGAAGCAGGCGACCGCCTTATCGCACAAGAAAAAGGCATTAATACTTACAAAAAAGTAGAAAATAGCCGCTGCGAAGCTGCTCAAAAATGGTGGAAAGAAAACGAAAAATTCTGGGCGGCGGTGCGCAAAGAATGGGATGTGGTGCTTTCTAAAAATCAAGGTTTGAGAATGGAAGCTGCCGTAGATAATAAGCCTCTATACAGACACTTATCTAAGCTGAAGCCAGAGCAAACGGCTGAAGTAAAGCCAATAATTGAAAAGTTTGTGAAAAAATAA
- a CDS encoding T9SS type A sorting domain-containing protein: protein MKKLIFLLGSLMIGTAAYAQNFQWTKEFKQINEESLNYQEYLPKGVGVKVDAAGNVINVGSFFSKTDFDPQISSSYVLNANNGANEGSVATYITKLTADGALLWANAMQVDSLSDLNGVVVASGFTTDAAGNMYIVGTFRGKVDVNPAAGQTFINTTFFQNINRVESDIFICKLTPDAELVWVKTLGSTSSDETGGSISLDNQNNVYVSGHFNHSMDLDPSAGTLYAAFNTGDFILKLTNSGDFAWAKASQNISDFKMAFDNQNDLYVIANFKNTADANFTTSPVTALNSVRNIFLGKYTGANGTPVWAKRIGGESESFAAGIKTGLNNKIAIAGNFYYGNGIDWTNTTIDSTSGGFFFGEINADGSWAWNQPVSTTAYWGGSATINDFQMNANGVYVTGMGNEFTDFDPSDTASFSIPTDLLLFAAKYNLDGTFVYATEIDIMPESIAASMDDIDVFVTGTDGSLAAVSKINRIVCPSVPEIVKESTDCHVKLSISNPPANVTYLWNESIVSDSLLTTNPGVFLVQAISGTCTSAIAAIAVNSYETQNVSPTVQTSYSFCDSGTVSVLYPQAGATYVWSNGMVGSSVTISTAGTYTVQQIKGSCVSEPSNPVLVHIRQSPPTSGFSVIGNGILLADSVPNATYFVWNDGQFVAPLPNHPRKFHINQSGNCSIVTVGNNGCTRQSAAQYVTYTYVVGTKPNINAIRSLSPNPSAGSVTLESSASGTVSVHDLVGHSLWSADAVEGKNDLDLSILSTGMYLLRLQTKDRISTQKLVIER, encoded by the coding sequence ATGAAAAAGCTCATTTTTTTACTCGGAAGCCTCATGATTGGCACGGCTGCTTATGCTCAAAATTTTCAATGGACTAAAGAGTTTAAACAAATAAATGAGGAATCCCTCAATTATCAAGAATATCTCCCGAAAGGTGTTGGGGTGAAAGTAGATGCCGCAGGTAATGTGATTAATGTAGGTTCTTTTTTTAGTAAAACAGACTTTGACCCGCAGATTAGTAGTAGCTATGTGTTAAATGCGAATAACGGTGCTAATGAGGGTTCTGTAGCTACTTACATTACAAAACTCACTGCTGATGGCGCACTGCTTTGGGCTAATGCGATGCAAGTGGATTCGCTCAGCGATCTGAATGGGGTTGTGGTAGCTTCTGGCTTTACGACAGATGCGGCAGGCAATATGTATATTGTCGGTACATTTAGAGGAAAAGTAGATGTCAATCCTGCCGCTGGACAAACATTTATAAATACAACATTTTTTCAAAACATTAACAGAGTAGAGTCTGATATTTTTATCTGTAAACTAACGCCTGATGCAGAGTTGGTTTGGGTAAAAACGCTGGGAAGTACGTCGAGCGACGAAACGGGTGGTTCTATCTCTTTGGATAATCAGAACAATGTATATGTGTCAGGCCATTTTAATCATTCCATGGATCTTGACCCTTCGGCTGGCACACTTTATGCTGCTTTTAATACTGGTGATTTTATTTTGAAGCTGACCAACAGCGGCGATTTCGCTTGGGCTAAAGCCAGTCAGAATATTTCAGATTTCAAGATGGCCTTTGATAATCAGAATGATTTGTATGTAATTGCCAATTTTAAAAACACTGCTGATGCCAATTTTACAACCAGCCCTGTTACTGCGCTTAATTCAGTGCGCAATATTTTTTTAGGGAAATATACTGGTGCAAACGGTACGCCTGTGTGGGCCAAACGCATCGGCGGCGAAAGTGAAAGTTTCGCGGCTGGTATCAAAACTGGCCTGAATAACAAAATAGCCATTGCAGGTAATTTTTATTATGGAAATGGAATTGATTGGACAAATACAACCATAGATTCTACTTCTGGTGGCTTTTTCTTTGGTGAAATTAATGCAGATGGTTCTTGGGCTTGGAATCAACCCGTTAGCACAACGGCTTATTGGGGCGGTAGTGCCACCATTAATGATTTTCAGATGAATGCCAATGGCGTATATGTAACAGGCATGGGCAATGAATTTACAGATTTTGATCCTTCCGACACTGCTTCTTTCTCTATTCCAACAGACCTTCTATTGTTTGCTGCAAAATATAATTTGGACGGGACATTTGTTTATGCGACTGAAATAGACATAATGCCCGAAAGTATAGCGGCTTCTATGGATGATATAGACGTGTTTGTTACGGGTACGGACGGCTCATTGGCGGCTGTTTCTAAAATTAACCGTATTGTTTGCCCGTCTGTTCCCGAAATTGTGAAAGAATCGACTGATTGCCATGTAAAATTGAGCATTAGTAATCCGCCTGCCAATGTAACGTATCTGTGGAATGAAAGCATTGTTTCTGATAGTCTGCTCACTACTAATCCTGGTGTTTTCCTTGTACAAGCTATTTCAGGAACTTGTACTTCTGCAATTGCCGCAATTGCCGTAAATTCTTATGAGACACAGAATGTTTCACCAACTGTCCAAACATCTTATTCGTTTTGCGATTCGGGTACAGTTTCTGTCTTATATCCACAAGCAGGTGCTACTTATGTGTGGAGTAATGGTATGGTTGGTAGTTCTGTAACAATCAGTACCGCTGGCACATATACCGTTCAGCAAATAAAAGGTTCTTGTGTTTCAGAACCTTCTAATCCTGTTCTTGTGCATATCAGACAATCTCCTCCAACGTCTGGTTTTAGCGTAATCGGAAACGGCATTCTTTTGGCGGACTCTGTGCCAAATGCCACTTATTTTGTTTGGAATGATGGTCAGTTTGTTGCGCCATTGCCCAATCATCCACGAAAATTTCATATAAATCAAAGTGGAAATTGTTCTATAGTAACCGTTGGTAATAATGGATGTACACGGCAGTCGGCTGCACAATATGTTACTTATACTTATGTGGTCGGTACAAAACCGAATATTAATGCTATACGCAGTCTTTCGCCTAACCCTTCGGCTGGCTCAGTTACTTTGGAAAGTAGCGCAAGTGGCACGGTTTCCGTGCATGATTTGGTTGGCCACAGCCTTTGGAGTGCCGATGCGGTAGAAGGTAAAAACGACTTGGATTTGAGCATTTTAAGTACAGGAATGTATTTACTTCGACTCCAAACCAAAGACAGGATTTCTACACAGAAATTGGTAATTGAAAGATAG
- a CDS encoding OmpA family protein → MKSRFLMSMFVLTCAASVAWAQPLTSSNKKAQSAYDEANVLLQKREYDKGIELMEKAVNRDPNFADAHLALGHLYMFLMPKNEKNMAVIFGHFEAYLQYAPQQRESSEVAHFLASLYMDYGKYEQAIKWLEWSIAHPKRNLEQTDNAEQLLADAKFAKEAVLKPLPITIQALPPAVNHFPLQYFPTITADKQTLVYVGRKGFTSAYDEDLYVATLKNNEWQRSTPIPNINTDQNEGTACISGDGRSLVFSSCGTADSKGGCDIYISYKIGNQWTKPQNIEAINSEYWDSQPSLSADGKTIYFSSNRAGGIGKHDIWGSHQNEQGQWQTPVNLGDKINTPADELAPFIHANGQTLFFSSSGYAGMGKLDLYLSNNINGQWQTPENLGYPLNTAKDETAISITADGKTAFFSREQRATRQTSAEGSVLAWFEVPNTWNIVHKSNYLKGTVFDNQTKEKIGATVELIDLASGQKMYSVEADPKTGEYLMVITEGKNYALYVNQKGYLFKSLTFNYLQPKTTNQPIEMDIPLEKIQAGSLTVLNNISFESGKYELLPSSVAELKKIQAFMKENPSIEIEIAGHTDDVGSKTANIELSQKRAASVVKYLTQNGITAKRLQAKGYGETRPLNTNTGEGERQLNRRIEFKILKTSSLPKK, encoded by the coding sequence ATGAAGTCTCGTTTCCTGATGTCTATGTTTGTGCTGACCTGCGCCGCTTCGGTTGCGTGGGCGCAACCACTCACCAGTTCCAACAAAAAAGCCCAATCCGCTTACGACGAGGCGAACGTTTTGCTCCAGAAACGCGAGTACGACAAAGGCATTGAGCTAATGGAAAAAGCCGTGAACCGAGACCCCAATTTTGCCGATGCACATTTGGCTTTAGGGCATTTGTATATGTTCCTGATGCCAAAAAATGAAAAAAATATGGCCGTAATTTTTGGGCATTTTGAGGCTTATTTGCAATATGCACCCCAACAACGCGAATCCTCGGAAGTGGCTCATTTTTTAGCTTCGCTCTACATGGATTACGGAAAATACGAACAGGCTATCAAATGGCTGGAATGGAGCATTGCACACCCGAAACGTAATTTGGAACAAACCGATAACGCCGAGCAGTTGCTTGCCGATGCCAAATTTGCCAAAGAAGCCGTACTCAAGCCGCTGCCCATCACGATACAGGCTTTGCCGCCAGCCGTAAACCATTTTCCGCTACAATATTTCCCGACCATCACCGCCGACAAACAAACGCTGGTTTATGTGGGGCGCAAAGGCTTTACTTCGGCCTACGACGAGGATTTGTATGTGGCCACGCTCAAAAATAACGAATGGCAACGTTCTACGCCTATTCCGAACATCAACACCGACCAAAACGAAGGAACGGCTTGTATTTCGGGCGATGGCCGCAGCCTTGTGTTCAGTTCGTGCGGCACAGCCGACAGCAAAGGCGGTTGTGACATTTATATTTCCTACAAAATCGGCAACCAATGGACCAAACCCCAAAACATTGAGGCCATCAACTCCGAATATTGGGATTCGCAACCCTCACTTTCTGCCGACGGCAAAACCATTTATTTCAGTTCCAACCGCGCAGGCGGCATTGGCAAACACGACATTTGGGGAAGCCATCAAAACGAACAAGGACAATGGCAAACACCTGTAAATCTGGGAGATAAAATAAATACGCCTGCCGATGAACTTGCGCCATTTATTCACGCCAACGGCCAAACATTGTTTTTCAGTTCCTCGGGCTACGCGGGCATGGGCAAACTGGATTTGTATTTGAGTAATAATATCAATGGCCAATGGCAAACCCCCGAAAATTTGGGCTACCCGCTCAACACCGCCAAAGACGAAACCGCCATTAGCATTACAGCCGACGGCAAAACAGCCTTTTTTAGTCGCGAACAACGCGCAACGCGCCAAACCAGTGCGGAAGGAAGCGTGTTGGCGTGGTTTGAAGTACCGAACACTTGGAACATCGTACACAAGAGTAATTACCTGAAAGGCACGGTGTTTGACAACCAAACCAAAGAAAAAATTGGAGCAACCGTTGAGCTGATAGATTTGGCTTCAGGGCAAAAAATGTATTCGGTGGAAGCCGACCCCAAAACAGGCGAATATTTGATGGTAATTACGGAAGGTAAAAATTATGCGTTGTATGTAAACCAAAAAGGTTATTTATTCAAAAGCCTTACATTCAATTATTTACAACCAAAAACAACCAACCAGCCAATAGAAATGGATATTCCTTTGGAAAAAATTCAGGCAGGAAGTCTTACGGTGCTCAACAATATTTCGTTTGAATCTGGTAAATATGAATTGTTGCCTTCGTCGGTGGCCGAACTAAAAAAGATTCAGGCTTTTATGAAGGAAAATCCGAGTATTGAAATTGAAATTGCAGGCCATACCGACGACGTAGGCTCTAAAACAGCCAACATTGAATTGAGCCAAAAACGTGCAGCCAGCGTGGTAAAATATTTGACCCAAAACGGTATCACGGCCAAGCGTTTGCAAGCCAAAGGCTACGGCGAAACACGTCCGCTCAACACCAATACAGGCGAAGGCGAACGCCAATTGAATCGCCGTATCGAATTTAAAATCCTGAAAACAAGCAGTTTACCTAAAAAATAA
- a CDS encoding DNA polymerase beta superfamily protein — MTIQELKDKNLIVFEAITGSKAYGTNLPTSDTDIRGIFILPETDIMGMNYTEQVNDQKNDIVYYEIKRFVQLLRSNNPTILELLFTPQDCILQQHPVLEELFANKMQFLTQKCRYSFGGYAVEQIKKARGLNKKIVKPMEEARKGLSDFCWIPYEQGSISLAEWLKIKGIEAKDCGLSDIDHAKNCYHLFVEKDRYKGITDKDDVQILLSEIAPAAAPEAVLYANIEGFQSYCKEYRQYWDWVEKRNDTRYNETLAHGKNYDGKNMMHCHRLLDMCVEIAEGQGIRVRRPNREQLLAIRRGDYDYDLLLAEAEEKITNLDALFAACALPADLSDDYLNALLIRIRQAFYRQTKA, encoded by the coding sequence ATGACTATACAGGAGTTAAAAGACAAAAATCTGATAGTTTTTGAAGCCATTACAGGCTCGAAGGCTTACGGCACGAATTTACCCACGTCGGATACGGATATTCGCGGCATTTTCATTTTGCCCGAAACTGACATTATGGGCATGAATTATACAGAACAAGTGAACGACCAGAAAAACGACATTGTGTATTATGAAATCAAACGCTTTGTGCAATTGCTGCGCTCGAATAACCCGACGATTTTGGAACTGCTTTTTACGCCGCAAGATTGCATACTCCAGCAACATCCCGTTTTGGAAGAGCTTTTTGCGAATAAAATGCAGTTTCTGACGCAAAAATGCCGCTATTCATTCGGCGGCTATGCCGTTGAGCAAATCAAAAAAGCGCGAGGGCTAAACAAGAAAATTGTAAAACCCATGGAGGAAGCGCGAAAAGGTCTTTCGGATTTTTGTTGGATTCCGTACGAACAAGGTAGTATTTCGTTGGCCGAATGGCTCAAAATCAAGGGGATAGAAGCAAAAGATTGCGGACTTTCGGACATTGACCACGCCAAAAATTGCTATCATTTGTTTGTAGAAAAAGACCGCTACAAAGGCATTACCGACAAGGACGACGTGCAAATTTTGCTTTCCGAAATTGCGCCAGCGGCTGCGCCCGAAGCCGTTTTATACGCCAATATTGAAGGTTTTCAGAGCTATTGCAAAGAATACAGGCAGTATTGGGATTGGGTGGAAAAACGCAACGACACGCGCTATAACGAAACCCTTGCGCACGGCAAAAATTATGATGGCAAAAACATGATGCACTGCCATCGGCTGTTGGATATGTGCGTAGAAATCGCGGAAGGGCAGGGCATCCGTGTGCGCCGACCCAACCGCGAACAGTTGCTTGCTATTCGGCGAGGAGATTACGATTATGATTTGCTTTTGGCCGAAGCCGAAGAAAAAATCACGAATCTGGACGCGCTATTTGCGGCCTGCGCACTCCCCGCCGACCTTTCGGACGATTACCTGAACGCCTTGCTCATCAGGATTCGGCAAGCATTTTACCGCCAAACCAAAGCCTAA
- the hpf gene encoding ribosome hibernation-promoting factor, HPF/YfiA family: MKLQIHSVHFDADKKLLDFIQKKLDKLETFYDSITSGEVYLRLQKDGDSKENKVVEVKLFVPGGSIFTKEQSTSFEAATDLATEALKTQIKKHKEKLVERQQA, translated from the coding sequence ATGAAACTCCAAATTCACTCAGTGCACTTCGATGCTGACAAAAAATTACTAGACTTTATCCAAAAGAAATTGGACAAACTCGAAACGTTTTATGACAGTATTACGAGTGGGGAAGTTTACTTGCGATTGCAAAAAGACGGCGACAGCAAAGAGAATAAAGTAGTAGAGGTAAAACTTTTTGTACCAGGAGGCTCTATTTTCACCAAAGAACAATCTACATCGTTTGAGGCCGCGACAGATTTGGCGACGGAGGCACTCAAAACCCAAATTAAAAAACATAAGGAAAAATTGGTAGAAAGACAGCAAGCATAA
- a CDS encoding tyrosine-type recombinase/integrase: MVDSFLDYLQYQKRYSNHTLVSYKNDLTQFEQFLNRTDNNPTPIAQASFYEIRHWLAHLSDGGLNPSSLTRKMACLRSFYKYLIQNEVITQNPMQKIKGPRLPKRNPVFVPENKIANLLDGNLEIENPSLKFSEDFGGARDRLLLELLYGTGIRLSEVIGLSEEDVDIYNQTIKVLGKRNKERLVPIHETLVHLVEQYRAIKKATFPVSPDDSFVLTDNGEKCYPMFIYRRVKFYLGQLDLAKQSPHVLRHTFATHLLNKGADINAIKDLLGHTSLAATQVYTHNSLEKMKQAFKQAHPKAGNN, translated from the coding sequence ATGGTTGATTCTTTTTTAGATTATTTGCAATACCAAAAACGGTACAGTAATCATACGCTTGTTTCCTACAAAAACGATTTGACGCAGTTTGAGCAGTTCTTGAACCGCACAGACAATAATCCTACGCCTATTGCTCAAGCCTCTTTTTATGAGATACGGCATTGGCTGGCGCATCTTTCTGATGGAGGCCTTAATCCCAGTTCGCTCACGCGCAAAATGGCGTGTTTGCGGTCGTTTTATAAATATCTTATACAAAATGAGGTAATTACCCAAAATCCGATGCAGAAAATCAAAGGCCCGCGATTGCCAAAACGCAATCCTGTCTTTGTGCCCGAAAATAAAATTGCAAATTTGTTGGACGGAAACTTGGAAATAGAAAATCCATCACTTAAATTTTCAGAAGATTTTGGAGGTGCTCGGGACAGACTCTTACTGGAGCTGTTATACGGCACAGGCATACGTTTATCGGAAGTAATTGGGCTGTCCGAAGAAGATGTAGATATCTATAATCAGACTATCAAGGTGTTAGGAAAACGCAACAAGGAACGTCTTGTGCCGATTCACGAAACACTCGTACATCTTGTAGAGCAGTACAGAGCCATTAAAAAAGCAACGTTCCCAGTTTCGCCCGACGATAGCTTTGTGCTAACCGACAACGGTGAGAAATGCTACCCAATGTTTATTTATAGGCGCGTGAAGTTTTATTTGGGGCAGTTAGACCTTGCCAAGCAAAGTCCGCACGTGTTGCGGCACACTTTCGCCACCCATTTGCTCAACAAAGGCGCGGACATCAACGCCATCAAAGATTTGTTAGGGCATACGAGTTTGGCCGCTACGCAAGTTTATACGCATAACTCACTGGAGAAAATGAAACAAGCCTTTAAGCAAGCGCACCCCAAAGCAGGAAATAATTAA